Proteins from a single region of Mycetohabitans endofungorum:
- a CDS encoding response regulator transcription factor, with product MGIAILTGNRVLFQFIEACFKADDEPCQQFVDDVALARAVYREEFQAILVDSAIGIHPLRPFLARRACYADRRAPLIVIGALEDRASIVHVLDAGADDVVLTPIDPRELLLRVHLAIRRFNVTRRTDHAGVIECGPYRLDPNTCIVRVNGDAVRLTPREFAIAWLLFSHYGEYVSRRQIAGAVWSSSEDIVGRTLEQHIYKLRKKLELHGTHGLRLRTMYAHGYRVEATEADTATSAMMDSPLETPLATAHRSLGDEKVLRRHDDVNPTVECVLDARHEWQCPASVAPILELNDAR from the coding sequence ATGGGAATTGCCATTCTTACCGGAAATAGAGTTTTATTTCAGTTTATCGAAGCGTGCTTCAAGGCCGACGACGAGCCATGCCAGCAGTTCGTCGACGATGTGGCGCTCGCCCGTGCAGTCTATCGTGAGGAATTTCAAGCCATCCTGGTCGATTCAGCCATTGGAATTCACCCTTTGCGGCCATTCCTCGCGCGCCGGGCCTGCTATGCGGACCGTCGCGCGCCCTTGATCGTCATCGGGGCCCTCGAGGACCGGGCGAGTATCGTGCACGTGCTGGATGCCGGCGCGGATGATGTTGTGCTCACACCCATCGATCCACGAGAATTGTTGCTGCGGGTGCATCTGGCGATCCGACGCTTCAATGTCACCCGTCGTACAGACCATGCCGGCGTGATCGAGTGCGGCCCTTATCGTCTCGATCCGAATACGTGCATTGTCCGCGTCAACGGCGATGCGGTGCGGCTGACGCCGCGAGAGTTCGCGATTGCCTGGCTGCTATTTTCACACTACGGGGAATATGTCAGCCGTCGGCAAATCGCTGGTGCGGTGTGGAGCAGTTCCGAGGACATCGTAGGCCGAACATTGGAGCAGCATATTTACAAGCTGCGCAAAAAGCTGGAACTACATGGCACGCATGGCCTGCGTCTGCGCACCATGTATGCACATGGCTATCGGGTCGAAGCCACTGAGGCCGATACCGCGACGTCGGCGATGATGGACAGCCCCCTCGAGACTCCGCTTGCCACGGCCCACAGGTCGCTCGGCGACGAAAAGGTTTTACGTCGCCACGACGACGTCAATCCGACGGTGGAATGCGTGCTCGACGCCAGGCACGAATGGCAGTGCCCGGCGTCCGTAGCACCGATCCTAGAACTCAATGATGCGCGGTGA